Proteins from one Halovivax limisalsi genomic window:
- a CDS encoding RAD55 family ATPase: MDRIPFGISRLDATIGGGAPAGSVVLLTGDVGAGAREFCYTSAALNALARADRTQFELYYGDLEPAATRPGAVHYVTFTDQSDAVLDEMRFAMEDDLVDAAAAEIGVEDLSKHYFQLTPVPTEWYSETTPDIRKLGENQQRRELLEVLGEFFTEHAAGNLVIVDSVTDLLDAAGGRIGPTKLIYMLKGLSRAAYQWGGLVLLLASTASIDPTTLGRLKDAVDGTLAFEWESGGSERARTLVVEEFRGVLSRIESEDIVRFETEIRESGFDISNVRKIR; encoded by the coding sequence ATGGATCGGATCCCCTTCGGCATCTCGCGGCTCGACGCCACGATCGGGGGCGGCGCGCCCGCGGGGAGCGTCGTGTTGCTCACCGGTGACGTGGGGGCCGGGGCCCGGGAGTTCTGCTACACGAGCGCGGCGCTGAACGCGCTCGCGAGGGCGGACCGGACGCAGTTCGAGCTCTACTACGGCGACCTCGAGCCCGCCGCGACCCGCCCCGGCGCCGTCCATTACGTCACGTTTACGGACCAGTCCGACGCGGTGCTCGACGAGATGCGGTTCGCGATGGAGGACGATCTCGTCGACGCTGCGGCGGCCGAGATCGGCGTCGAGGACCTCTCGAAGCACTACTTTCAGCTCACGCCCGTCCCGACGGAGTGGTACTCCGAGACGACGCCGGACATCAGAAAGCTCGGCGAGAACCAGCAGCGACGCGAACTCCTCGAGGTGCTCGGCGAGTTCTTCACCGAACACGCGGCGGGGAACCTCGTGATCGTCGACTCCGTGACCGATCTGCTCGACGCCGCCGGCGGGCGAATCGGCCCGACGAAACTGATCTACATGCTGAAGGGACTCTCGCGAGCCGCCTACCAGTGGGGCGGGCTCGTGCTCCTGCTCGCCAGCACGGCCTCGATCGATCCGACGACGCTGGGCCGGCTCAAGGACGCCGTCGACGGCACGCTGGCCTTCGAGTGGGAGAGCGGCGGCTCAGAGCGGGCGCGGACGCTCGTCGTCGAGGAGTTCCGGGGCGTCCTCTCGCGCATCGAGAGCGAGGATATCGTGCGCTTCGAGACGGAAATCAGGGAGAGCGGCTTCGACATCAGCAACGTCAGGAAGATCAGGTGA